The Daphnia pulex isolate KAP4 chromosome 3, ASM2113471v1 genome includes a region encoding these proteins:
- the LOC124190532 gene encoding CCR4-NOT transcription complex subunit 11-like, protein MSALSVKDLNQLLTILDAENVANQSVEALASQLGVFNKQEYFKVGNALVMLLQNADLLPSPSQRLAAVLLLHELFKPDAQNFHPFSSIFVQLLADEPLQTKRPDSYRLLPKLSPPEKIYLSHLITNPQKEMYKKTLRQILNFDSTNSMADISALQISVTERLSEYTLASKSRIPAVLSMPDVRPGFDPILPDSSAIKKTAEALITGPNAAIQESVGPEFVRLAPPLFCPDELVWIDPIGEVDHMIAYDTTVCIPRGAGSEARRLISQAFTGSLTLLQQNRLLSELERDSRLVYHVGITPNKLPALVENNPLIAIEVLLRLMQSSQITEYLSVLVNMEMSLHSMEVVNRLTTAVELPTEFVHLYISNCISTCETIKDRYMQNRLVRLVCVFLQSLIRNKIINVQELFIEVQAFCIGFSRIREAAALFRLLKQLDSGDQSGLNSTSSIASFPGLSSLSTSSFNPQASPLASTAKGKGE, encoded by the exons atgtcggCATTGTCTGTCAAGGATTTGAATCAATTGCTTAC TATCTTAGATGCCGAGAATGTCGCTAACCAGAGTGTCGAAGCCTTGGCTTCTCAGTTGGGGGTCTTTAATAAACAAGAATACTTTAAAG tTGGAAATGCATTAGTTATGCTACTTCAGAATGCTGATCTGCTTCCTTCACCATCACAACGTCTGGCTGCAGTGTTATTGCTACATGAGCTTTTCAAACCAGATGCTCAGAATTTCCATCCATTCTCCTCAATTTTTGTGCAACTTCTT gCTGATGAACCTCTACAAACCAAGAGACCAGATTCATATAGACTACTACCGAAACTCAGTCCTCCAGAAAAGATTTATTTATCTCATCTCATTACTAATCCTCAAAAAGAA ATGTACAAAAAAACTCTCCgacaaatattgaattttgaCTCTACCAATTCAATGGCTGATATTTCAGCCCTTCAAATAAGTGTGACAGAGCGCCTTTCAGAGTACACTTTAGCAAGCAAAAGCAGAATACCTGCTGTTCTTTCAATGCCTGATGTTCGTCCCGGCTTTGACCCTATACTTCCGGATAGTAGTGCAATCAAGAAGACAGCAGAAGCTCTAATTACTGGTCCCAACGCCGCTATACAAGAATCTGTGGGTCCCGAGTTTGTGAGGTTAGCTCCTCCTCTATTTTGTCCGGACGAACTCGTCTGGATCGATCCAATTGGGGAAGTCGACCACATGATTGCTTACGACACTACAGTTTGCATACCTAGAGGTGCCGGCTCGGAAGCTCGGCGATTAATTTCGCAAGCTTTCACCGGTTCTTTGACTTTGCTACAACAAAACAGATTGCTAAGCGAATTAGAGCGCGATTCTCGTCTAGTCTATCACGTAGGAATCACTCCTAACAAA CTACCTGCCTTGGTAGAAAACAATCCACTCATCGCAATCGAGGTGCTACTTCGACTGATGCAGTCTTCCCAAATAACGGAATATCTGAGCGTGCTGGTTAATATGGAAATGTCTCTGCATTCGATGGAAGTAGTCAACCGATTAACGACGGCTGTTGAGTTGCCAACTGAATTTGTCCATCTGTACATTTCCAACTGCATATCAACGTGCGAAACTATCAAAGATCGTTACATGCAGAATCGTTTAGTCCGACTTGTGTGCGTCTTCTTGCAGTCCCTCATTCGCAATAAGATTATCAACGTCCAA GAGCTGTTTATCGAAGTGCAGGCATTCTGTATAGGTTTCAGTCGAATTCGCGAAGCTGCTGCCTTGTTTCGTCTCCTCAAACAACTCGACAGCGGTGATCAGAGTGGACTCAACAGCACTTCATCCATCGCATCCTTTCCTGGGCTGTCCTCACTCTCGACATCTTCCTTCAATCCTCAGGCATCACCTCTGGCATCAACTGCCAAAGGCAAAGGCGAATGA